A region from the Corynebacterium halotolerans YIM 70093 = DSM 44683 genome encodes:
- the ftsY gene encoding signal recognition particle-docking protein FtsY — protein MESMNDILLIGIIALIIVLVVVAVIVIVGLNRKKSKTVSFEKKEEPERKELTQQEKSGNYQATGGFNFAPAKPAAEKEPEVLPGQELGGQQPEPKPEPTSEPKPEPEAPAQAPAPKAPEPKPASDKPAPAAPLKPAEPGKAEQAGTQSKAEAKPEAEKSESGDTTPPAAAAAVPVPAPDVPSQEAASVDTGAGSFPGAADELDASPDTTEVARAAEEQAPEEPQAPRDIVEQPAEEQEVEVSEDVAEKIEESEEAEESPVFDEVAEQADDEVVADIEQADVAEEAEEAAEAAQVTAEVAEAAREQTPVPDTPPAPAPAPTEEIDPAAGRIGRLRGRLSRSQNVIGQGVLGILSAGDLDEDAWEEIEDTLIMADLGTNVTMKVVDSLRDKIAARGVSSEEDARAMLRETLIEAGRPELDRSIKAMPYEGKPAVVLVVGVNGTGKTTTTGKLARVLVSMGHKVLLGAADTFRAAAADQLETWGRRVGATTVRGKEGADPASVAFDAVAKGVEEQADVVLVDTAGRLHTSTGLMDQLGKVKRVVEKKAVVDEVLLVLDATVGQNGLTQARVFREVVDITGVVLTKLDGTAKGGIVFQVQEELGVPVKLVGLGEGSDDLAPFEIEGFVDALLG, from the coding sequence ATGGAGTCCATGAACGATATTCTGCTCATCGGCATCATCGCCCTGATCATCGTCCTCGTCGTCGTGGCGGTGATCGTCATCGTCGGCCTCAACCGCAAGAAGTCGAAGACCGTCAGCTTTGAGAAGAAGGAAGAGCCCGAACGCAAGGAGCTGACCCAGCAGGAGAAGTCCGGCAACTATCAGGCCACCGGTGGTTTCAACTTCGCCCCCGCCAAGCCCGCGGCAGAGAAGGAGCCGGAGGTTCTGCCCGGCCAGGAGCTCGGCGGTCAGCAGCCGGAACCGAAGCCCGAGCCCACCTCGGAACCGAAGCCCGAGCCCGAGGCCCCCGCCCAGGCGCCGGCTCCGAAGGCGCCGGAGCCGAAGCCGGCGTCCGATAAGCCGGCGCCTGCCGCCCCGCTCAAGCCCGCCGAGCCGGGGAAGGCCGAGCAGGCCGGGACCCAGTCCAAGGCAGAGGCGAAGCCGGAGGCAGAGAAGTCAGAGTCCGGGGACACCACGCCGCCGGCAGCCGCTGCCGCGGTTCCGGTACCTGCCCCCGACGTGCCGTCGCAGGAGGCCGCCTCCGTCGACACCGGCGCCGGATCCTTCCCGGGTGCGGCCGATGAACTCGACGCCAGCCCCGACACCACCGAGGTCGCCCGCGCCGCGGAGGAGCAGGCACCGGAGGAGCCGCAGGCCCCCCGCGACATCGTCGAGCAGCCGGCGGAGGAGCAGGAGGTCGAGGTCTCCGAGGACGTGGCCGAGAAGATCGAGGAGTCCGAGGAGGCCGAGGAGTCGCCCGTCTTCGACGAGGTCGCCGAGCAGGCCGACGATGAGGTTGTCGCGGACATCGAGCAGGCCGACGTCGCGGAGGAGGCCGAGGAGGCCGCCGAGGCCGCGCAGGTCACCGCCGAGGTGGCCGAGGCCGCCCGCGAGCAGACCCCGGTGCCGGACACCCCGCCGGCCCCCGCCCCCGCCCCGACCGAGGAGATCGACCCCGCCGCGGGTCGCATCGGCCGCCTGCGCGGTCGTCTGTCGCGGTCCCAGAACGTCATCGGACAGGGCGTGCTCGGCATCCTGTCGGCCGGCGACCTCGACGAGGACGCCTGGGAGGAGATCGAGGACACGCTGATCATGGCGGACCTCGGCACGAACGTGACGATGAAGGTCGTCGACTCTCTGCGCGACAAGATCGCCGCCCGTGGCGTGTCCAGCGAGGAGGACGCCCGCGCCATGCTGCGCGAGACGCTCATCGAGGCCGGTCGCCCTGAGCTCGACCGCTCCATCAAGGCGATGCCCTACGAGGGCAAGCCCGCCGTTGTGCTCGTCGTCGGCGTCAACGGCACCGGCAAGACCACCACCACCGGCAAGCTCGCCCGCGTGCTCGTGTCTATGGGTCACAAGGTCCTGCTGGGTGCGGCCGACACCTTCCGCGCGGCCGCCGCCGACCAGCTCGAGACCTGGGGGCGCCGCGTCGGTGCGACCACCGTGCGCGGCAAGGAGGGCGCCGACCCGGCCTCCGTCGCCTTCGACGCCGTGGCCAAGGGCGTCGAGGAGCAGGCCGACGTCGTTCTCGTCGACACCGCCGGCCGTCTGCACACCTCCACCGGCCTGATGGACCAGCTGGGCAAGGTCAAGCGCGTCGTGGAGAAGAAGGCCGTCGTCGACGAGGTCCTGCTGGTCCTCGACGCGACCGTCGGCCAGAACGGTCTGACCCAGGCGCGGGTGTTCCGCGAGGTCGTCGACATCACCGGCGTGGTGCTGACCAAGCTCGACGGCACCGCCAAGGGCGGCATCGTCTTCCAGGTGCAGGAGGAGCTCGGCGTGCCGGTCAAGCTGGTCGGCCTGGGCGAGGGTTCGGATGATCTGGCACCCTTCGAGATCGAGGGTTTCGTCGATGCTCTGCTGGGATAG